The following proteins are co-located in the Vigna unguiculata cultivar IT97K-499-35 chromosome 9, ASM411807v1, whole genome shotgun sequence genome:
- the LOC114196062 gene encoding probable 1-acylglycerol-3-phosphate O-acyltransferase, with translation MSETIRENNVGGVTLKKSRSSRFWPRWIPTSVDDIIAAEKRLLSVVKTGYVQEHINIGAGPPGSKVRWFRSASNEPRFIHSVTFDSKPDAPTLVMIHGYAASQGFFFRNFDVLASRFRVIAVDQLGWGGSSRPDFTCKSTEETEAWFIDSFEEWRKAKNLSNFILLGHSFGGYVAAKYALKHPEHVQHLILVGSAGFSPESDATSERITRFRATWKGAVLNHLWESNFTPQKLVRGLGPWGPKIVRKYTSARFGTHSTGEILTEEESTLLTDYVYHTLAAKASGELCLKYIFSFGAFARMPLLRSASEWKVSTTFIYGSEDWMNYQGAQEARKHMKVPCEIIRVPRAGHFVFIDNSTAFHSAVFYACRRFFNPDPDNEPLPKGLTFA, from the exons ATGTCAGAAACGATAAGAGAAAACAACGTCGGAGGAGTAACGTTGAAAAAGTCGAGAAGCTCCAGGTTCTGGCCTCGTTGGATTCCCACTTCCGTCGATGATATCATCGCTGCGGAGAAGCGCCTTCTCTCCGTCGTCAA AACCGGTTATGTTCAAGAGCACATTAACATAGGTGCTGGTCCTCCTGGCTCCAAAGTGAGATGGTTCCGCTCTGCTAGTAACGAGCCGCGGTTTATTCACAGCGTCACATTTGACAGTAAACCTGATGCTCCTACGCTTGTGATGATCCATGGTTATGCTGCTTCCCAGGGGTTCTTTTTTCGCAATTTTGATGTGCTTGCCTCTCGATTTAGAGTCATTGCTGTTGATCAACTTGG CTGGGGTGGATCAAGTAGACCTGATTTTACTTGCAAAAGCACCGAAG AAACTGAGGCATGGTTCATTGATTCTTTTGAGGAATGGAGAAAAGCCAAGAACTTGAGCAATTTTATACTACTTGGACATTCTTTTGGTGGTTATGTTGCTGCTAAATATGCACTGAAG CACCCTGAGCATGTACAACACTTGATTCTGGTTGGATCGGCTGGATTTTCACCAGAATCAGATGCAACGTCTGAGCGGATTACAAGGTTTCGAGCAACATGGAAGGGAGCAGTTTTGAACCATCTATGGGAATCTAATTTTACACCTCAAAAACTTGTCAG AGGTTTAGGTCCTTGGGGACCCAAAATAGTCCGCAAGTATACGAGTGCAAGGTTTGGTACACATTCTACTGGGGAAATACTGACAGAAGAGGAATCAACATTGCTGACAG ATTATGTTTACCACACATTGGCGGCCAAAGCTAGTGGAGAGCTGtgcttaaaatatattttttcatttggaGCATTTGCTAGGATGCCCCTTCTTCGCAG TGCTTCCGAGTGGAAGGTGTCCACCACTTTCATATATGGTTCCGAAGACTGGATGAATTATCAGGGTGCCCAGGAAGCTCGTAAGCATATGAAGGTTCCATGCGAAATCATCAGGGTTCCTCGG GCCGGGCACTTTGTGTTCATTGACAACTCAACTGCCTTCCATTCAGCTGTTTTTTATGCTTGTCGAAGATTTTTTAATCCTGATCCAGACAACGAACCTCTTCCAAAAGGGTTAACCTTTGCATAG
- the LOC114196063 gene encoding protein DECREASED SIZE EXCLUSION LIMIT 1 codes for MSRRPPPDPVAVLRGHRASVTDISFHPFKPILFSGSADGEVRIWDTLQHRTVSSAWLHSAAHGIVAVACVSSLGTNKFASQGRDGTVKIWEFDDAGLSRIPSLTIKTNSYHFCKFSVMKNDSVWSTQGKELEDCYRGEPGGMSDREIPEVKRDEAYTNQSCSKSFGENTCSEGLQYVALSGENSSEVEIWDLKSAQKIVQLASSNPSNSSSVSNRGMCMTLQLFLSSESQGFLNVLAGYEDGSMLWWDIRNPRVPVTSVKFHSEPVMSICIDGSCKGGISGAADDKIIMYSLEHSSGTCVVKKEISLDRPGISGVSIRPDGKIAATAGWDHRVRIYNYRKGNALAILKYHHGTCNAVTYSSDCKLMASASEDTTVGLWELYPPTTS; via the exons ATGAGTAGAAGACCTCCTCCTGATCCCGTGGCAGTGCTACGAGGCCATCGAGCTTCGGTCACAGACATTTCTTTTCATCCCTTTAAGCCGATATTATTCTCCGG TTCTGCTGATGGTGAAGTGCGAATTTGGGATACCCTTCAGCATCGAACTGTGTCATCTGCATG GTTACATAGTGCTGCACATGGTATTGTTGCTGTTGCTTGTGTTTCTTCCCTCGGAACCAATAAATTTGCCAG CCAGGGTAGGGATGGAACTGTAAAAATTTGGGAATTTGATGATGCTGGTTTGTCAAG GATCCCATCACTTACAATCAAGACAAACAGTTACCACTTTTGCAAATTTTCCGTGATGAAGAATGATTCTGTTTGGTCAACACAAGGGAAAGAATTAGAAGATTGCTACAGAGGAGAGCCAGGAGGAATGTCTGATAGAGAAATTCCCGAGGTTAAAAGGGACGAGGCTTACACCAATCAAAGTTGTTCTAAAAGCTTTGGAG AAAATACATGTAGTGAAGGGCTACAATATGTGGCTTTGTCAGGGGAGAACTCTTCAGAG GTTGAAATTTGGGATCTCAAGTCAGCTCAAAAAATTGTACAACTCGCTTCAAGCAATCCCAGTAACTCTTCAAGTGTTAGCAACAGAG GGATGTGCATGACCCTTCAATTGTTTTTATCATCGGAATCACAAGGATTTTTAAATGTCTTGGCTGG ATATGAGGATGGTTCCATGCTTTGGTGGGATATACGGAATCCTAGAGTTCCGGTAACTTCTGTAAAATTTCATTCTGAGCCAG TTATGAGCATCTGTATTGACGGGTCTTGCAAAGGGGGTATCTCAGGAGCAGCAGATGACAAAATTATAATGTACAGCTTGGAGCATTCTTCG GGTACTTGTGTAGTTAAGAAAGAAATCAGTTTGGATCGACCAGGCATATCAGGCGTCTCAATTCGACCTGATGGAAAAATTGCTGCAACTGCTGGCTGGGATCACAG GGTGAGGATATATAATTACCGCAAGGGAAATGCTTTAGCTATTTTGAAGTATCACCATGGCACA TGCAACGCTGTAACTTATTCCTCTGATTGTAAACTTATGGCCTCTGCATCGGAAGACACAACCGTGGGGCTATGGGAACTGTATCCTCCTACAACATCATAG
- the LOC114162622 gene encoding aldehyde oxidase GLOX-like: MLYCTAPYLTPQLYHSSLFSKPPNPPMIPSLSLHIIPLLILQLLVLAPPSPAEAGKGQWQLLQENIGIVGMHMQLLHNDRVIILDRTDFGFSNLTLPDGRCRKNPNEMVVKTDCTAHSIEYDVAANTVRALFVQTNVWCSSGSVFPDGTLVQTGGFNDGDRTVRTFTPCRTCDWREVNSGLSARRWYATNHILPDGRQIIIGGRRQFNYEFYPKTQTTAKNTYSLPFLVQTNDASEENNLYPFVFLNVDGNLFIFANNRAILFDYNKNRVVKTYPQIPGGDPRCYPSTGSAVLLPLKNLRESNVEAEVLICGGAPRGAYPDTLSGRFTGALKTCARIKITDPNPSWVMETMPGARVMSDMVLLPNGDVLIINGASQGTAGWEMGRDPVLDPFLYKPNNPIGSRFEIQNPSNIPRMYHASAIVLRDGRVLVSGSNPHTYYNFTNVMFPTELRLEAFSPPYLEPELSNLRPTIVSPSSQTVVKYGETLKVGFEVTASLFKDSVSVTMLAPPFTTHSFSMNQRLLVLEAQDLSEVGKLSYEVEVTAPGSSVLAPPGFYLLFVVHREIPSHGIWVRMV, from the coding sequence ATGCTCTACTGCACTGCACCATATCTCACCCCACAACTTTATCACTCTTCCCTATTCTCCAAGCCGCCAAACCCACCAATGATCCCTTCACTCTCACTCCACATTATTCCTCTTCTCATTCTTCAGCTCCTCGTCCTAGCACCGCCGTCGCCGGCGGAAGCCGGCAAGGGACAGTGGCAGCTCCTCCAAGAAAACATCGGCATTGTCGGCATGCACATGCAGCTCCTCCACAACGACCGCGTCATCATACTAGACCGCACTGACTTTGGATTCTCCAACCTAACCCTCCCCGACGGAAGATGCCGCAAAAATCCAAATGAGATGGTCGTCAAAACCGACTGCACCGCACACTCCATCGAATACGACGTCGCAGCCAACACAGTACGCGCCCTCTTCGTCCAAACCAACGTCTGGTGCTCCTCCGGTTCGGTTTTTCCCGACGGAACACTAGTCCAAACCGGAGGCTTCAACGACGGAGACCGCACAGTCAGAACCTTCACCCCATGCCGCACGTGCGACTGGCGCGAAGTTAACAGTGGACTCTCAGCACGAAGATGGTACGCCACCAATCACATCTTGCCAGATGGACGACAGATAATAATCGGCGGGAGAAGACAATTCAACTACGAGTTTTACCCCAAGACACAAACCACGGCCAAGAACACTTACAGTTTACCTTTTCTCGTTCAAACAAACGACGCCTCCGAGGAAAATAATCTCTACCCCTTTGTTTTCTTAAACGTCGATGGCAACCTTTTCATCTTCGCAAACAACCGCGCTATCTTGTTCGATTATAATAAGAACCGTGTCGTCAAAACCTACCCTCAAATACCCGGTGGAGACCCACGGTGCTATCCCAGTACCGGTTCTGCGGTTTTGCTTCCGTTGAAGAATCTTCGAGAATCCAATGTGGAAGCCGAGGTTTTAATTTGCGGTGGAGCCCCGAGAGGGGCTTATCCGGATACCCTCTCGGGTCGGTTTACCGGAGCGTTGAAAACGTGTGCTAGGATTAAAATAACCGACCCGAACCCGAGTTGGGTGATGGAAACCATGCCAGGTGCGAGAGTCATGAGTGACATGGTTTTACTCCCAAACGGCGacgttttaattattaatggaGCTTCACAAGGGACTGCGGGCTGGGAAATGGGTCGGGACCCGGTATTGGATCCATTTCTTTATAAACCGAATAATCCGATCGGGTCGAGATTTGAGATCCAAAACCCGTCAAATATTCCGCGAATGTACCACGCCAGTGCCATTGTGCTTCGTGATGGTCGCGTTCTTGTGTCTGGGAGCAATCCTCACACGTACTACAACTTCACCAACGTAATGTTCCCAACGGAGTTACGGTTGGAAGCGTTTTCTCCTCCTTATCTTGAGCCCGAACTCTCTAACCTGCGTCCCACGATAGTGTCCCCTTCGTCCCAAACAGTAGTAAAGTACGGGGAGACATTGAAGGTTGGATTTGAGGTGACCGCGAGTTTGTTTAAGGATTCGGTGTCGGTTACGATGTTGGCGCCGCCTTTTACAACGCACTCCTTCTCCATGAATCAGAGGCTATTGGTTCTGGAGGCGCAAGATTTGAGCGAGGTTGGGAAATTGTCTTACGAAGTGGAAGTTACGGCCCCGGGTTCCAGTGTTCTTGCACCACCGGGTTTCTATCTGTTATTTGTGGTCCATCGAGAAATTCCAAGCCACGGTATATGGGTTCGGATGGTGTGA
- the LOC114164612 gene encoding aldehyde oxidase GLOX-like, translated as MATHHLLLLLPTIFFHLLLLPFPSQASNAQWNLLQNSIGIVAMHMQLLSNDRVIIFDRTDFGSSNLALPNGTCRHDRSEMVIKTDCTAHSIEYDVASNTFRPLFVQTDVWCSSGGAVSDGTLIQTGGYNDGERKIRSFTPCETGEDCEWQETDNALAVKRWYSTNQYLPDGRQIIIGGRKQFNYEFHPKRDAAENNKPYVLPFLLQTIDKGSENNLYPFVVLNVDGNLFIFANNRAILFDYQNDAVVRTYPEIPGGDPRCYPSTGSAVLLPLKNLEAASVEAEVLVCGGARRGAFQLVPKGVFSDALDSCARIKITDPNATWVVETMPMGRVMNDMVMLPNGDVLIINGAQSGTAGWENAENPALQPVIYKTNGSGGSRFLLQSASNIPRMYHSTAVLVRDGRVIVGGSNPHEKYVFSNVSYPTELRLEAFSPYYLDSQFCPLRPMILEPSSYVKLMYGEKLKMSIKVNGTLVPELLSVTMLAPPFNTHSFSMNQRLLVLSMGEVKMTGNSSCEFEVTAPGSAVLAPPAFYMLFAVHQEIPSEGIWIKML; from the coding sequence ATGGCTAcgcatcatcttcttcttcttctacctACCATCTTCTTCCACCTTCTTCTCCTTCCCTTCCCCTCCCAAGCTTCCAATGCCCAATGGAATCTCCTACAAAACTCCATAGGCATCGTCGCTATGCACATGCAGCTCCTCAGCAATGACCGTGTCATCATCTTCGACCGCACCGACTTCGGCTCTTCCAACCTCGCTCTCCCCAACGGCACCTGTCGCCACGATCGCTCCGAAATGGTTATCAAAACAGACTGCACCGCTCACTCCATCGAGTACGACGTCGCATCCAACACCTTCCGCCCCCTCTTCGTCCAAACAGACGTCTGGTGTTCCTCCGGCGGAGCCGTCTCCGACGGCACCCTCATCCAAACCGGCGGCTACAACGACGGAGAACGAAAAATAAGGTCCTTCACTCCATGCGAAACAGGTGAGGACTGTGAGTGGCAAGAAACCGACAATGCTCTCGCAGTAAAAAGATGGTACTCCACCAATCAGTATTTGCCAGATGGACGACAGATTATAATCGGAGGGAGAAAACAATTCAACTACGAGTTTCATCCTAAGAGAGACGCAGCAGAGAATAACAAACCCTACGTGTTACCGTTTCTGTTGCAGACTATTGATAAGGGCTCCGAGAATAATCTTTATCCGTTTGTTGTTTTAAACGTTGACGGGAATCTTTTTATTTTCGCCAACAACCGTGCGATTCTGTTTGATTACCAGAACGACGCCGTTGTGAGAACGTACCCCGAGATACCCGGGGGAGACCCAAGGTGTTATCCTAGTACCGGTTCAGCGGTGTTGCTACCTTTGAAGAATTTGGAAGCGGCGAGTGTGGAAGCTGAGGTTTTGGTCTGCGGTGGGGCCCGCAGAGGGGCTTTTCAGCTTGTGCCCAAGGGGGTTTTCTCCGATGCGTTGGATTCCTGCGCGCGGATTAAGATAACGGATCCGAATGCCACGTGGGTGGTGGAGACCATGCCGATGGGGCGGGTGATGAACGACATGGTCATGCTCCCCAACGGCGATGTTTTGATCATAAACGGAGCTCAGTCTGGAACAGCGGGGTGGGAGAATGCGGAGAATCCGGCTCTTCAACCGGTTATTTATAAAACCAACGGTTCGGGTGGGTCGCGGTTCCTGTTGCAATCCGCTTCGAATATTCCTAGGATGTATCATTCGACGGCCGTTTTGGTTCGTGATGGAAGAGTGATCGTAGGTGGGAGCAACCCTCACGAGAAATACGTATTCTCTAATGTGTCATACCCTACAGAGTTGAGATTGGAAGCTTTTTCTCCTTACTATCTGGACTCTCAGTTTTGTCCTCTACGTCCCATGATTCTAGAACCTTCTTCTTACGTGAAGTTGATGTATGGCGAGAAATTGAAGATGAGTATTAAGGTGAACGGAACCCTTGTGCCTGAGTTATTGTCCGTGACGATGTTAGCGCCGCCTTTTAACACGCACTCTTTTTCGATGAATCAGAGGTTGTTGGTGTTGTCGATGGGTGAAGTTAAGATGACGGGAAATTCAAGTTGTGAATTTGAGGTGACGGCGCCAGGTTCAGCTGTTCTTGCACCACCCGCGTTTTATATGCTATTTGCGGTTCATCAAGAAATTCCCAGCGAGGGAATTTGGATCAAGATGctatga